The Vibrio sp. SNU_ST1 genome has a segment encoding these proteins:
- the pilO gene encoding type 4a pilus biogenesis protein PilO: MQLWNQLSDKFLALSQREKWLLFVCGLVGLSMLLFTLLIEPAYLDLQEKNVKSMSLTQSNQKQQGELLVLQAKLNKDPDKEIDLELKKLLVESQELSFELAEIVDRLVTPSQMAQLLESVLNAGNGLKLESLESLQPEAISDNQENSDNSNYFLHPVRMELTGSYFDISTYLQALESLPVSYYWRTFEYSVEEYPKARLVFEVYTLGTRQEFIGG, from the coding sequence ATGCAACTGTGGAATCAGCTTAGCGATAAGTTTCTTGCATTAAGCCAGAGAGAAAAATGGCTACTTTTCGTTTGTGGTCTAGTGGGCTTATCCATGCTTTTATTTACTTTATTGATTGAACCTGCATATCTTGATTTACAAGAAAAGAATGTGAAGTCGATGAGCCTTACGCAGTCAAATCAGAAACAACAAGGTGAATTACTTGTTCTACAAGCCAAGTTGAATAAAGACCCAGATAAAGAAATTGATCTTGAGTTAAAAAAACTATTGGTTGAGAGCCAAGAGCTATCATTTGAGCTCGCTGAAATTGTTGATAGGTTGGTTACGCCTTCTCAAATGGCGCAGTTATTAGAGAGCGTTCTTAATGCAGGTAATGGACTGAAGCTTGAGTCTTTAGAATCGTTACAACCAGAAGCTATTTCGGACAATCAAGAGAACAGTGACAATTCAAATTACTTTCTCCATCCTGTTAGAATGGAGTTGACGGGTAGCTACTTCGATATTTCAACTTATCTTCAAGCACTTGAGTCACTTCCGGTGAGCTATTATTGGCGCACGTTTGAGTATTCAGTAGAAGAATATCCCAAAGCTCGACTTGTGTTCGAGGTTTACACCCTAGGTACCAGACAGGAGTTTATCGGTGGTTAG
- a CDS encoding single-stranded DNA-binding protein produces MASRGVNKVILVGNLGNDPEIRYMPNGGAVANITIATSESWRDKATGEQREKTEWHRVALFGKLAEVAGEYLRKGSQVYIEGQLQTRKWQDQSGQDRYTTEVVVQGFNGVMQMLGGRAQGGAPAQGGMGNNQQQGSWGQPQQPQQQQQPQQQYSAPAQQQPKAPQQAQPQYNEPPMDFDDDIPF; encoded by the coding sequence ATGGCTAGCCGTGGAGTTAACAAAGTTATATTAGTGGGTAACCTAGGTAATGACCCTGAAATTCGTTACATGCCAAATGGCGGCGCAGTAGCGAACATTACCATTGCAACGTCAGAGTCATGGCGTGATAAAGCAACTGGCGAACAGCGTGAAAAAACAGAATGGCACCGTGTTGCTCTGTTTGGCAAGTTGGCGGAAGTTGCAGGTGAGTACCTACGTAAAGGTTCTCAAGTTTACATTGAAGGTCAACTTCAAACGCGTAAATGGCAAGATCAAAGCGGTCAAGACCGTTACACAACAGAAGTTGTTGTTCAAGGCTTCAACGGTGTAATGCAAATGCTTGGCGGTCGTGCTCAAGGCGGTGCTCCTGCCCAAGGTGGTATGGGTAACAACCAACAGCAAGGTAGTTGGGGGCAGCCACAGCAGCCACAACAACAGCAGCAGCCACAACAACAATACAGTGCGCCAGCTCAACAGCAGCCGAAAGCACCTCAGCAGGCTCAACCTCAATATAATGAGCCGCCGATGGATTTTGATGATGACATCCCATTTTAA
- the galU gene encoding UTP--glucose-1-phosphate uridylyltransferase GalU: MIKKCLFPAAGYGTRFLPATKSMPKEMMPVVNKPLIEYGVEEAIEAGMDGMCIVTGRGKHSLMDHFDKNYELEHQISGTNKEDLLINIRETIEAANFTYIRQREMKGLGHAILTGRELVGDEPFAVVLADDLCVNEQQGVLAQMVALYKQFRCSIVAVQEVPEEETHKYGVISGEMIKDDLFRVDDMVEKPEPGTAPSNLAIIGRYILTPDIFELIEQTEPGKGGEIQITDALLKQAKAGCVLAYKFKGQRFDCGSVEGYIEATNYCFENLYKKDQKQIELGKHSTKKEA, translated from the coding sequence ATGATCAAAAAGTGCCTTTTCCCGGCAGCTGGCTACGGTACACGCTTCCTACCAGCAACTAAATCAATGCCTAAAGAAATGATGCCTGTTGTGAACAAACCTCTGATTGAATACGGCGTTGAAGAAGCCATCGAAGCAGGTATGGATGGTATGTGCATTGTTACTGGCCGTGGTAAGCACTCATTGATGGATCACTTTGATAAGAACTACGAGCTTGAGCACCAAATTAGCGGTACCAATAAAGAAGACTTGCTGATCAATATTCGTGAGACGATTGAAGCAGCAAACTTCACCTACATTCGTCAACGCGAAATGAAAGGTCTAGGTCATGCTATCTTAACTGGTCGTGAGCTTGTGGGTGATGAACCATTCGCAGTTGTGCTTGCTGATGACCTTTGTGTGAACGAACAGCAAGGTGTACTGGCTCAAATGGTTGCTTTATACAAGCAATTCCGCTGTTCAATTGTGGCAGTACAAGAAGTTCCTGAAGAAGAGACTCACAAATACGGTGTTATCTCTGGCGAGATGATCAAAGATGACCTGTTCCGTGTCGATGATATGGTAGAAAAGCCAGAACCAGGTACTGCACCAAGCAACCTAGCGATCATTGGCCGCTACATTCTGACTCCAGATATCTTTGAGCTTATCGAACAGACTGAACCAGGTAAAGGTGGTGAAATCCAGATCACTGATGCTTTGCTAAAACAAGCAAAAGCAGGCTGTGTGTTAGCTTACAAATTTAAAGGCCAGCGTTTTGACTGTGGTAGTGTTGAAGGTTATATCGAAGCAACAAACTACTGCTTTGAAAATCTATACAAAAAAGACCAAAAGCAAATCGAACTAGGTAAACACTCAACAAAGAAAGAAGCGTGA
- a CDS encoding MSHA biogenesis protein MshI has translation MNFKAILDKIKPTNNNGSSQVVLLGNDTVYISSVELGPQVTSFPVVNGDWESALKKLLSSELLTSGSLQLIVCANYYQTYQIDRPDIPQSEWSVALPFLLKDLISERVTEITASAVALPTSNKLQVYVLPKKLLDKLVSITNSAQVELKGIAPEDEVWGYSAGELSNFILLQRSPNSHFKLGAFVENTVCFQRTIRSVVPPLTGAASSALQLDGLALELQRSIDYLSSQIKGTQLHQLKICCDEEDEAELQSVLNSTLSSTASLLVEGERENSEKWLVTLAAEKNIFNVNLYPEHLKPKKEYFTLVNVVMVWGLVCALLLGSYCVMQYQASSLDEDLAALQYDLNQLNQEVNQLNSQLIQHKPSPNKVAAVARLTSETQAKKEALKAVGQFDEPQQVGYSGVMNSFAQLGRNDISLSHIYMTHDTLELNGFARDANVVPNWIGQFKNELNLVGRTFEKIKIGRNEQDVVTFELSTHKESE, from the coding sequence ATGAATTTTAAAGCGATTTTAGACAAAATAAAGCCAACGAATAATAACGGTAGTTCTCAAGTTGTCCTTTTGGGTAATGATACCGTTTATATCTCTTCGGTTGAGTTAGGACCTCAAGTCACCAGTTTTCCTGTGGTTAACGGTGACTGGGAAAGTGCGCTGAAAAAATTGTTGAGCAGTGAGTTGCTTACTAGTGGTAGCCTTCAGCTAATTGTCTGTGCGAACTACTACCAAACTTATCAAATTGATAGACCGGACATTCCACAGAGTGAATGGTCGGTTGCATTGCCTTTTCTATTGAAAGATCTGATCTCTGAAAGGGTGACTGAGATTACAGCGAGTGCGGTAGCGCTACCGACCTCGAATAAGCTACAAGTGTATGTTTTGCCTAAAAAGCTATTGGACAAGCTTGTAAGCATTACTAATTCAGCACAAGTTGAGCTTAAAGGTATTGCTCCCGAAGATGAAGTTTGGGGTTACAGTGCTGGTGAGCTCTCTAATTTCATTCTTTTACAACGCAGCCCCAACTCACATTTTAAGCTTGGTGCATTTGTTGAAAACACGGTTTGTTTCCAAAGAACAATCCGCAGTGTTGTCCCCCCCTTAACTGGTGCCGCATCAAGTGCATTACAGTTGGATGGTCTAGCTTTAGAACTCCAAAGGTCGATTGATTACCTTTCTTCTCAAATTAAAGGCACCCAACTTCATCAGTTAAAAATATGCTGTGATGAGGAAGATGAAGCTGAATTGCAGAGTGTGTTAAATAGCACATTGAGTTCGACCGCTTCTTTGCTTGTTGAAGGTGAACGCGAAAATTCAGAGAAATGGTTAGTTACGCTCGCGGCTGAAAAGAATATTTTTAACGTTAACCTCTACCCTGAGCACCTTAAACCTAAAAAAGAATATTTCACTCTAGTGAATGTGGTCATGGTTTGGGGGCTTGTGTGTGCCTTGTTGCTTGGCAGTTATTGTGTAATGCAGTATCAAGCATCGAGTTTGGATGAAGATCTAGCAGCTTTACAATATGACTTGAATCAGCTTAACCAAGAAGTTAACCAATTAAACAGTCAGTTAATTCAACATAAACCGTCTCCAAATAAGGTAGCTGCGGTAGCTCGTCTCACTAGTGAGACGCAAGCGAAAAAAGAGGCGTTGAAGGCAGTCGGTCAATTCGATGAACCTCAGCAAGTCGGGTATTCTGGCGTCATGAACTCCTTCGCTCAATTAGGCCGAAATGACATCTCGCTTTCGCACATATACATGACTCACGATACCTTAGAGCTTAATGGTTTTGCCCGTGATGCAAATGTAGTTCCAAACTGGATTGGTCAGTTTAAGAATGAACTTAATTTAGTAGGACGTACCTTTGAAAAGATAAAGATAGGTCGTAATGAGCAAGATGTGGTGACGTTTGAGTTAAGTACTCATAAGGAGAGTGAATAA
- a CDS encoding LuxR C-terminal-related transcriptional regulator yields MKKSRYARTLHFLCIDPSDTYLHVKEIEKHLSIILYKMTPGELMLVDRKQSNRILLVDYKEVTQLLAICPNLPVMWKNHEIILFNVPQQLPTSELLTYGVLKGLFYNTDQKDKIARGLQEVIDGDNWLPRKVTNQLLFYYRNMVNTNTTPTNVDLTIREIQVIRCLQSGSSNTQIADDLFISEFTVKSHLYQIFRKLAVKNRVQAIAWANQNLLA; encoded by the coding sequence ATGAAAAAATCTCGATACGCTCGCACTTTGCACTTTCTGTGCATCGACCCGAGTGACACCTACCTACACGTCAAAGAAATAGAAAAACATTTATCCATTATTCTCTACAAAATGACGCCCGGTGAATTGATGCTGGTTGATAGGAAGCAGAGTAATCGTATCCTGCTTGTTGATTACAAAGAGGTTACACAGCTACTGGCTATCTGTCCTAACCTACCCGTGATGTGGAAGAATCATGAGATAATCTTATTCAATGTTCCTCAACAACTTCCTACCTCTGAGCTGCTAACCTACGGGGTATTAAAAGGACTCTTTTACAACACAGATCAAAAGGACAAGATTGCTCGTGGTCTTCAAGAAGTGATCGATGGTGATAATTGGTTACCAAGAAAGGTGACTAATCAGCTGCTGTTTTATTATCGTAATATGGTCAATACCAATACGACCCCAACCAATGTTGATTTAACTATTCGTGAAATCCAAGTAATTCGCTGCCTTCAATCAGGATCATCAAATACTCAAATAGCCGATGACCTTTTCATTAGCGAATTCACGGTCAAATCCCACCTCTATCAAATATTCCGTAAGTTAGCGGTGAAAAATAGAGTCCAAGCTATTGCGTGGGCAAACCAAAACTTGCTTGCATAA
- the csrD gene encoding RNase E specificity factor CsrD, whose amino-acid sequence MRYTPTLKLSTRLVAFVTVIVISAMFILFIGGTLSFKRIGQEYLDHYLVGIVDVVDKEMEDPDAAYSMQRWMPKMLQASNIVEMKLSNKTGIVYRFKDTSPQIDPNRLYERSFTLDRNEGYQIEFKALPPYIGYNYSIEAMWSITLAVALILFCLARGVRWLKEQLMGSEILEERGRMILAGQVEAHSKGDEREWPYTASEALDVLIEELKDARQERSRFDTFIRTHTFLDKLTGTANRVLFDNKLESVLHESGARGGVLLIRIDEWEQVRDANDKQITDGFIIEVGEVLSNIVQRYPDVIFSRYYEADFAVFIPHQGTKDIATLAAQCLRQLDKLIPPEPLESDNWCHIGVTMYAEGDRHSQIMDETETALKSAQLERINNWSRYPKENKSEIDRGSVRWRTLLDKALLPENLVIFAQRCYLMPDSGQANELHKEIFIRIQDPDKGLLKSSRFMSAVEQVGYQVQMDQSVLKVLFKSLKVSTQSVNYSVNLSVTPFANKSHFKWFRSELLQLSAQHRSQLAFEFSEGHLITHLDYMRPVAKMLRGLGCKVVVGQAGRTIVSTHYIKDLKVNYIKLHRSLVKKIDQRHENQLFVRSLIGACGDSPTEVIAVGVETKQEKNTLIELGINGYQGRYFDEEQQIIPLPTQGEKTVKAESVVKVGRRNRWRKSNS is encoded by the coding sequence ATGAGATATACCCCAACACTAAAATTGAGTACTCGATTGGTCGCATTTGTCACCGTGATAGTGATCAGTGCGATGTTCATCCTTTTTATTGGTGGCACACTCTCCTTTAAGCGTATTGGACAGGAATATTTAGACCATTATTTGGTTGGCATTGTCGACGTCGTAGACAAAGAGATGGAAGATCCAGATGCTGCGTATTCAATGCAACGTTGGATGCCTAAGATGTTGCAGGCAAGTAATATCGTTGAGATGAAGCTCTCAAACAAAACAGGTATCGTTTACCGATTTAAAGATACCTCCCCACAAATTGATCCAAATCGTCTCTATGAAAGAAGCTTCACTTTAGATCGAAATGAAGGCTATCAAATCGAATTTAAAGCACTCCCCCCTTATATTGGTTACAACTACTCGATTGAAGCTATGTGGTCGATTACTTTGGCGGTGGCATTGATCCTTTTCTGTTTGGCTCGTGGTGTTCGTTGGTTAAAAGAACAGTTAATGGGGTCAGAGATTTTGGAAGAGCGAGGGAGAATGATCCTTGCTGGGCAGGTAGAGGCTCATTCAAAAGGGGACGAGCGAGAATGGCCTTATACGGCAAGTGAAGCGCTTGATGTACTGATTGAAGAGTTGAAAGATGCACGCCAAGAGCGAAGTCGCTTTGATACCTTTATTCGCACCCATACTTTTCTAGATAAGCTCACAGGTACAGCCAACCGAGTACTATTTGATAACAAACTTGAATCTGTACTGCATGAAAGTGGCGCTCGTGGAGGCGTTTTACTGATACGTATCGACGAGTGGGAACAAGTTCGAGATGCTAATGACAAGCAGATCACCGACGGATTTATTATTGAAGTTGGTGAAGTATTGTCGAATATTGTTCAGCGTTATCCCGATGTCATTTTTTCTCGCTATTACGAAGCAGACTTTGCCGTGTTTATTCCGCATCAAGGAACAAAGGATATTGCGACGTTGGCAGCTCAATGTTTAAGGCAATTAGATAAATTGATTCCACCGGAGCCTTTGGAATCAGATAACTGGTGCCATATTGGCGTGACAATGTATGCCGAAGGTGATCGCCATAGCCAGATTATGGATGAAACGGAAACGGCGTTAAAGAGCGCTCAGTTAGAGCGCATTAATAACTGGAGCCGTTACCCAAAAGAAAATAAAAGTGAGATAGACAGAGGCAGTGTTCGCTGGAGAACATTACTTGATAAAGCCTTGCTACCTGAAAATTTAGTAATCTTTGCTCAGCGGTGTTATCTTATGCCGGATTCAGGTCAAGCTAATGAATTGCATAAAGAAATATTTATTAGAATTCAAGATCCAGACAAAGGTTTATTGAAATCATCTCGCTTTATGTCTGCGGTAGAACAAGTCGGTTATCAAGTTCAAATGGATCAATCGGTTTTGAAGGTTTTGTTTAAGTCGCTGAAAGTATCAACACAGTCTGTCAATTATTCAGTGAACTTGAGTGTCACTCCGTTTGCAAATAAATCACATTTTAAATGGTTCAGAAGTGAGTTGTTACAGCTCTCTGCTCAGCATCGTTCTCAGCTTGCTTTTGAGTTTTCAGAAGGCCATCTAATTACTCACCTTGATTATATGAGACCAGTGGCGAAGATGTTACGAGGGTTAGGGTGTAAAGTGGTGGTTGGCCAAGCTGGGCGAACCATTGTTAGTACTCATTATATAAAGGATTTGAAGGTTAACTATATTAAGCTTCATCGAAGTTTGGTAAAGAAAATCGATCAAAGGCATGAAAACCAACTGTTTGTTCGAAGTCTGATTGGAGCATGCGGTGATTCTCCAACTGAAGTGATCGCGGTCGGAGTTGAGACAAAGCAAGAAAAGAATACCTTGATAGAGTTAGGCATTAACGGTTATCAAGGGAGATATTTCGACGAAGAACAACAAATAATTCCCTTGCCTACTCAAGGGGAGAAGACAGTGAAAGCTGAATCCGTTGTAAAAGTTGGTCGAAGAAATCGATGGCGTAAGAGTAATAGTTAA
- the mshL gene encoding pilus (MSHA type) biogenesis protein MshL, with product MRKLVVAILVSSLVGCSMGHRDPVEIKESLNESINEANSKALHNLPSSVQDDLMPQLSSDSISPSMETVKRFRIQAKGVEARTFFASLVKGTEYSAAIHPSVAGKLTLNLTDVTLDEVLAVAQDMYGYDIEKRGKVIQIYPAGLRTVTIPVDYLQVKRSGRSLTTITTGTITNSDSKPSGSSNSSSKSDSSNSSDSSSSTSNGGTEIETISESDFWPQLEVAVAHLIGSGDGQSVVVTPQASVITVRAYPDEIREVREFLGISQKRLQRQVILEAKIMEVTLSDGYQQGINWTKMFSSNGTNYTVGMGSIVKNAAGTIIPGTLPGMDPIGAALGGQSNLVVSGGSFEAVLSFMDTQGDLNVLSSPRVTAANNQKAVIKVGTDQYYVTELSSSVGSGDNANVAPEVELTPFFSGISLDVTPQIDDNGNVFLHVHPAVIEVEEEVKELNLGSTTGIVKLPLARSSIRESDSVIRAQDGDVVVIGGLMKSNTSDMTSKVPFLGDIPALGHLFRNTSQLTQKTELVILLKPTIVGVNTWQTELERSRDLLQQWFPDEE from the coding sequence ATGCGTAAACTTGTAGTAGCAATTCTAGTGTCATCTTTAGTCGGCTGCTCGATGGGGCATAGAGACCCTGTTGAGATAAAAGAGTCTTTAAACGAATCTATTAATGAAGCGAATAGCAAAGCACTTCATAACTTACCTTCGTCGGTACAAGATGACCTTATGCCTCAGCTAAGTTCGGACTCTATATCTCCGAGTATGGAAACTGTCAAGCGCTTTCGTATTCAAGCAAAAGGCGTTGAAGCGAGAACCTTTTTTGCAAGCCTGGTGAAAGGTACAGAGTACAGTGCCGCGATTCATCCAAGCGTTGCTGGAAAACTCACTCTAAATCTAACAGACGTGACGTTAGATGAAGTACTGGCTGTTGCTCAGGATATGTATGGTTACGATATTGAAAAGCGTGGCAAGGTAATTCAAATTTACCCTGCTGGCTTGCGTACAGTCACGATTCCTGTGGATTACTTGCAAGTAAAGCGCTCTGGTCGCTCTTTGACAACGATTACCACAGGAACAATTACAAATTCAGACTCTAAGCCATCGGGTTCTTCTAATTCTAGCTCTAAGTCTGATTCGTCCAATTCATCTGATTCGTCGAGCTCTACATCGAACGGCGGTACAGAGATCGAAACGATCTCTGAAAGTGATTTTTGGCCGCAGCTTGAAGTAGCTGTCGCCCACTTAATTGGTTCTGGTGATGGGCAAAGTGTAGTAGTTACGCCGCAAGCAAGTGTGATTACGGTGCGAGCTTACCCGGATGAAATTCGTGAGGTTCGTGAGTTCCTTGGTATCTCTCAGAAACGCCTGCAGCGCCAAGTTATCTTGGAAGCAAAGATCATGGAAGTGACGTTGAGTGATGGCTATCAGCAGGGTATTAACTGGACCAAGATGTTTTCGTCGAACGGAACTAACTACACGGTCGGTATGGGCTCAATTGTTAAAAATGCAGCTGGTACGATCATCCCTGGTACATTACCAGGCATGGACCCAATCGGTGCGGCTTTAGGTGGTCAATCTAATCTTGTTGTCTCTGGAGGTAGTTTTGAAGCCGTCTTGAGTTTCATGGACACACAGGGTGACTTGAATGTGTTATCTAGCCCAAGAGTGACAGCCGCTAATAACCAGAAAGCGGTTATTAAAGTGGGTACTGACCAATACTACGTGACTGAATTATCAAGTTCAGTGGGGAGTGGGGATAACGCGAATGTGGCCCCTGAAGTTGAGTTAACCCCATTCTTCTCTGGTATTTCGTTGGATGTGACGCCGCAGATCGATGATAACGGTAATGTGTTTTTACATGTTCACCCTGCCGTTATTGAGGTGGAAGAGGAAGTGAAAGAGCTCAACCTAGGCTCAACAACAGGCATTGTGAAGCTGCCTTTGGCAAGAAGTTCGATTCGTGAGTCGGACTCAGTGATTCGAGCACAGGATGGTGATGTTGTTGTTATTGGTGGATTGATGAAATCAAATACCAGTGACATGACCTCAAAAGTTCCATTTCTTGGTGATATTCCAGCGTTAGGCCATTTATTCCGCAATACCAGTCAGCTGACTCAAAAAACAGAGTTAGTGATTCTATTGAAACCAACGATTGTGGGTGTGAATACTTGGCAAACTGAGTTGGAGCGTTCTCGTGACCTTCTTCAGCAATGGTTCCCTGATGAAGAATAA